A segment of the Streptomyces sp. NBC_01235 genome:
GCGTGCCAACTGCCATTGCCGTGACCGGAGCGGACCTGGCGCTGCCGCCCCAGGACGAACGCACGATGCCCGCAGCCGTCCTCGCCGACCTCGACCGGCAGCCGCTGGAGCGGGCCCTCGCCGCCGTCCAGACCCTTCTCGAACAGTACGGGCATGTGATCGTCGTGTACTCGCGGGCCGTGCCCGCCGCCGTGGAGCAGCGGCTGCACACCATCCGCTCCCTCCTGGAGAGCGACCGCATCGCGCTGTTCCGTCCCGAACTCCCCCCGCTGGCGGTCGCCGTGCTCGCCCGCCAGTTGCGTCAGCTCGCCTCCTGCGACCTCGGCCCCGGCGTCCTCGCCGCCGCGGGCCGGCTGCTCACCCACTATCTCCACGCGGGCGCGCTCCTCGGGTCCGTGGCCCGCCTGGACCGCGTTCCGGTCGTCGGCCTGAAGTCGCATGCCAGGTCGTGGGTTCCGGGTAGTCAGTTCGGTGTGCTGGCGCATCCGCAGGCGGAGATGGTGAAGGCGGGTCCCGAAGTGGCGCTCCCCGGGCCCGAGTTCGGCACCTGGATGCTCGTGGCCCGCGGGCAGTTGCAGTCCGACTGGGTCACCGACACCCTCGCCCCGGCCTGGAAGGTGCAGGGGCTGCGGGAGACGGTGCTGCCCGCCGAGTCCGCCGAGTGGTGGGGCACCGGCAGGGCGATCGAGTTCTGCGGCTACCTGCCCGACCTCTCGGTCCTCTACCAACTGGTCACCTCGGTCCGGCAGAGCGTCTGCCACTGGTGCGGTATCGACGTCATCGGTGACCGCTGCGTCTTCTGCTCCGCCACCCCGCCGCCCGCCTCCGAACTCACCGCCCGACCCGCCCGCGCGCTCACCGCGGGCGGCTGACACAGCGTGACCCGCTTGACCTGTAGGCCTGTTCCCGTCCGCTCGACCCGACCCCCAACGAGGTTGTACGGCTCATGAACTCCCGTCAGCGCCGCGGCGTGATTCTCCTGCTTCTGTCGGTGCTGTGCGCCCTCGCGGCCTTCGCCGGCGTCCTCTCCGTCATCGACGACGTGAACTCCAAGGTCGGCCCGGAGGTCACCGCGTACGAGCTGCGCTCCGACGTGGCGCCCTACACCGCCCTGAGCGCGGACCAGTTCAAGAAGACAGAGATGCCGAAGCGCTGGCTGTCGGAGAACGCCGTGACCGATCTCGCCGCCATCCGCGGCAAGATCGCCGTGACGACGTTGAAGAAGGGCTCGCTGCTGCAGAGCGACATGATCGTCGACCAGCCCGCCCTCCAGGCGGGGCAGCAGGAGGTCGCCATCATGATCGACGCGGCCACCGGTGTCGCCGGCAAGATCACTCCGGGGTCGTCGGTCAACGTGTACGCGACCTTCGAGGGCGCCCGCGCGACCGACCCGGACCAGTCGAAGATCATCGTCACCAACGCCCGGGTCCTCGACGTCGGCCAGATCAAGGCCCTCGATCCGGACGAGAGCAACCGGAACCGGACGGCCACCGACCAGGTCCCGATCACCTTCGCGCTGTCCACCCTCGACGCCCAGCGCCTCACCTACGCCGAGTCGTTCGCCAAGCGCGTCCGCCTCGCCCTCGTCGCACCCGGCGGCGACACCACGGTTCCCGAACAGGACCGTACGTACGAACTCAGCACGGACAAGTGAGAGGCCGCCGCCCATGCCCACGAGGATCCTCCCGGCCGTCGGCGACGCGGACGCGGTCCGTTCCCTCACCACCCTGCTCAGCCAGCTCCCGGACGCCGAACCGGTATCCCCGGTCTCCGACTCCACCCAGCTCGTCGACACTCTCGCCCGCCTGGCCGCCGAGTCGGTCGACGAACTGCCCGAGGTCGTCGTCGTCCACGAACGCATCGGCCCGGTACCGGCGTTGGAACTCGTCCGCGAGGTCGCGCTGCGTTTCCCCGCGGTCGGCGTCATCCTTGTCACCACCGACGCCGGCCCCGGTCTCTTCGCCGCCGCCATGGACTCCGGCGCCCGCGGCCTGGTCACCCTGCCGCTGAGCTACGAGGATCTCGCGAGCCGCGTCCAGGCCGTCGCCCAGTGGTCGGTGGGCGTACGACGCCATCTCGGCCACGGCGGCGACGTGTTCACCGGCGTCGGCGGCACCGTCGTCACCGTAAGCGGCGCGAAGGGCGGTGTGGG
Coding sequences within it:
- the cpaB gene encoding Flp pilus assembly protein CpaB; its protein translation is MNSRQRRGVILLLLSVLCALAAFAGVLSVIDDVNSKVGPEVTAYELRSDVAPYTALSADQFKKTEMPKRWLSENAVTDLAAIRGKIAVTTLKKGSLLQSDMIVDQPALQAGQQEVAIMIDAATGVAGKITPGSSVNVYATFEGARATDPDQSKIIVTNARVLDVGQIKALDPDESNRNRTATDQVPITFALSTLDAQRLTYAESFAKRVRLALVAPGGDTTVPEQDRTYELSTDK